A stretch of DNA from Kwoniella mangroviensis CBS 8507 chromosome 1 map unlocalized Ctg01, whole genome shotgun sequence:
CTGTCATCGGAGTATAGCCATTCTATCGTGAGTAGAGCACATTGATGAAATGGTATGACGTGCCCTCTCCCGGCAACTCAGAGGTTGATGTGAATCACGTTCTTTGTTCTGTTCGATTTTGACTAGATGACTATACGAGAGATATCGAATATCCCGCTCTGGCCAGAATGGTCTTGTCCCATATTCCCTCCGAGGTCGATTCGATCTCACCAGATGTCATCCCATACATGGAAGAAACCATTAGATCCTCATCGAAAGAAGGGACAGAGGTGAAATGTGTTATACTTTGTAACCCGCATAATCCAATACCTAAATGTTATTCAGTAGAAGCCATCAAAGGTTATATATCTTTAGTGAAAAAGGTGTGTActcttttcatctcaacTCGTCTTCATATTGCTCATCTCGCTAATATTGATCTTGAACTTGACCTTGGTCTGCATAAAGCGTAATATACACCTGATAGTCGATGAAATATTCGCATATACAGTATTCCCCTCGACTGACACACCTTCCCCTCAAGACTTCGTTAGTATCTTATCCTTACCTGAATATCGCTCTCCCGACGTTATCGATAAAATCCATGTTTTGGGAGGACCAACAAAAGATTTGGGGTGTTCAGGTGCAAAAGCCGCTTTATTGATTAGTGAGAATACCCAACTGAGAGAACAAGTAAGGAGAAGCATGATGGCTAGTCCCATTAGCGGATTAACGGATGCCGCCCTCAGCGAATTGTTGAGTGATAAACGTAGATTATTGGGTTTATTGGAAAGGAATAGGTCGGAGATTGGGAAGAATATGGATTTGTGTGCGAAATGGTGCAAGTTCCATAATTTACCGTAAGTCTCAAGTCTTTTCGCACAACCTGACTCGTACACTCCAGCCAGCAGTCATTACTAAATGTTAAATACATCTACCTTAGGTACATCGGTGCAAATGCTGGAGTTTATTTCATATTGGACTTATCGCCTATAGCCCTCAAATTCAAGTATGACCCTAAAGAGATTCAAGCTATCACAATCttgatgaacaagatgattgataatggCGTTCATATCGTGAGCTGTCTGATTCTCATAAAGCCATAGCCATAGCCCTACTTGCTTATTGGTGTATTTTGGGTCAAAGAACCCACTCGCCCTAGATGCGGATCCACTACCTTGTAGATTCAGGTTCATTTTCACTCAGAAGCGAGAGATCTTACAGGTGAGCTTAGCAAGCCCAAGTACAGGAATGCGTACTTGGTCTGAGTCtaggacaaggacaagaatGATCCCACTGATTGTTCGCCATTTTGCGCTTTCGCAACTAGCTTGCTCTGCGTCGTCTTGAAAAGGCATTTGAATTGGATCATTTCGATGGTTTCAATTGACGTGTGCCATTAGTGACGATTTTTTGGGTTGGTATGAGTTATCTGCTGTTGATCGATCTTTGTTCATGGATACTCCTAGCAACCATGCATTAATCTCGTTCATTGCCATACAGATGTCCATTTGTTGTTGCGAGATGAGTACGTTGATGATTATTGACGTATGGGGAGATTGTGTGCAGGCTGAAGTAAGCAGAAGATAGCCCgtcactcatcactcacccgTTAATCTTAAATCCTTGTGTTCGGGGAATGAAGAATGCGCCATACCAGTAGGATTATATCCATTCACCGATTACATGCATGTCCACCGATTACATCTCAAAAGtgcttctctttcttttaCGTTGTTGACTAAGCATCCATTCGTCGATTATACATAGATATCACTTCCCCCACCCTCTGGATCGTACATCTTGgttcatctcatcgaccaaGTCTACAGCATTCAATCAAAATTCGACCTTTTACtctatcatcgatattttcaAGCACGACGAAACCTGTCGTTTGCTCTACCGTCTTGCGATCCTCCACTTATCTTTACAAATCATCGCAGACTCTCAGACCTCTGTACTTCCCTTACAGGACATTCGCAACCAGTAGATCAGTCAGAATGCCTCCTCTTACTAAAGCTCAAGCTTCTGAGATCGAGGAATAGTGAGTTCCCTCACCTTTCTATTCTAGCTATTTGCTGAACATCACTTTTCTCATCACTGCAGCGACTACTTCGTCATCGGTGGTGGATCTGGTGGATTGGCTTCTGCTGTATGTATGATCACACTAGCTGTCGACCGGTTATAAGTGGCTTCACAGCTGATACTTGTTTGATTCAATCAGAGACGAGCAGCTTCGTATGGTGCTAAGGTCGGTCTGGCAGAGGCTACACCTAAATTAGGTGGTACTTGTGTGAACGTAGGGTGAGTCAGCAAAAGTACCGCTCTATATGTAAGGCATGTCATGCTGACCATGCATTCTTTGGTAGATGTGTTCCCAAGAGTAGGTCTTATCCGATACTTATTACAGGGTGAATGTCATGGGATGCTGACCAATCATGGTTTGATGGGGGATTACAGAGGTGATGTGGTAAGTCGATCCATCCATTTCATATATCTCATACTTGTGAAACATCTTTCACCATCCAATTGTGTCTTCCTTACTCCTTGAACCgcttctcatcatcattgcgTCTACTAGGTACACCGCAGATATCGCCGACAATCTCAGGAAAGCCGCTGCGTACGGGTTCggtaaagatggtgaagggaatAGAATCGCGGGTGATTTCAATTGGACGGAATTGAAACATAAGAGAGATGCCTATATCAAGAGATTGAACGGAATCTAGTGAGTCTTTGCTCGTTGCTCCTCAGTGATGATGTCAAACTGGTATTCCGAATCTGTTATGCTGACTTGGCACTTTTCCTATTCACTCCACCCGTCCGCACTTACTTTACTGGATCTGACCTTCATctaccttccacctctatcCTCTACTTCCTGCATTTTGATACACTGTCACTACGATACCCCCAAACTCACAGCGAGACCAACCTGGTGAAAGATAAAGTAGATTATCATTCCGGTTTCGCCTCATTCATCGATGCCAACACACTCCAAATTGATGGTTTGGACGGAGAGACTTACCAGGTCAAAGCGAAAAACATCACTGTCGCAGTTGGTGGAAGACCCACCATCCCTTCAGAGGAGACTATCGAAGGTGCGCAATACGGTATAAACTCTGATGGCTTTTTCGATATTGAAGAACAACCTAAGAGAGTCGCCGTGGTCGGTGCGGGTTATATCGCTGTTGAATTAGCTGGAGTGTTCAATACTCTCGGTACggaaactcacttgatcattAGACATGATCAGGTTTTGAGAACTTTTGATCCTATGTTGAGTGAAGTTTTGGTTCCATAtatgggtgagtgattcttGGCTTCTTTGTCTGATTTCTTCTCCTGAGTGATTGTCTGGTGATATGCTGATCCGTTGGTTATCCGTCATTAGAAAAAACTGGACTTAACATCCATAAATCCTCCAATGTCAAAAAAGTAGAAAAGACCTCATCCGGTTCTCTCCTAGTCCATGTGGATTCTTTGGACAAACCATTAGAAGTTGACGTATTGCTCTGGGCGATCGGACGACATGCCAACACTGAAAaattgggattggaaaaGATCGGAATCAAGACTGACGATAAAGGGGATATCATCGCGGACGATTATCAAAATACGAATGTATCCAACATCTACGCTGTAGGGGATGTAGCTGGGAAAGTCCTTTTGACACC
This window harbors:
- a CDS encoding glutathione-disulfide reductase, with protein sequence MPPLTKAQASEIEEYDYFVIGGGSGGLASARRAASYGAKVGLAEATPKLGGTCVNVGCVPKKVMWYTADIADNLRKAAAYGFGKDGEGNRIAGDFNWTELKHKRDAYIKRLNGIYETNLVKDKVDYHSGFASFIDANTLQIDGLDGETYQVKAKNITVAVGGRPTIPSEETIEGAQYGINSDGFFDIEEQPKRVAVVGAGYIAVELAGVFNTLGTETHLIIRHDQVLRTFDPMLSEVLVPYMEKTGLNIHKSSNVKKVEKTSSGSLLVHVDSLDKPLEVDVLLWAIGRHANTEKLGLEKIGIKTDDKGDIIADDYQNTNVSNIYAVGDVAGKVLLTPVAIAAGRRLSNRLFGPEKYKNDKLSYENIPSVVFSHPTIGSVGLSEPEAEEKFGKDNLKVYKTSFKAMSFAMLDENHKQPTSYKLICTGPEEKVVGLHIIGEGSDEMLQGFGVAVKMGATKDDFDSCVAIHPTSAEELVTLR